A genomic window from Silene latifolia isolate original U9 population chromosome 11, ASM4854445v1, whole genome shotgun sequence includes:
- the LOC141612368 gene encoding nematode resistance protein-like HSPRO2, giving the protein MVDYDCKTKMVHKSPKLTTKRAMSATFPSPEKPATTATNDLSPATDISCSAYESYLRLPELRQLWSSTEFPGWESESVIKPALQALEITFRFISVVLSDPRPYSNRREWDRRLESLSRDQVELISILCEEDESRDAAPIIDVTTSFGEVVPQTGSSAEVWKLSLGCNEHTVVSRTSESSLLPRLVTWQKSEAISDRILYSIESAMKRCVFTLGLGEPNLDGKPNLNYDAVCRPDELHALKKSAMEHVSNYENKVIFTIHQILESWIFVAKKLLERIEVRINKEEYSKVADDCWILEKIWKLLEQIENLHLLMDPNDFLHLKTQLRMKSTNQNDTFCFRSKGLVEITKMSKELRHKVPEILGVEVDPMGGPRIQEAAMGLYRERRRFEKVHVLQAFQGIESALKGFFFNYKQLLVIMMGSLEANGNNSGGIGTGSSDLLSQLFLEPTYYPSLDGAKTFIGDFWEHDQSAAASGGDVRSRNRAGKR; this is encoded by the coding sequence ATGGTCGATTACGATTGTAAAACCAAGATGGTACACAAATCACCTAAACTAACCACCAAACGTGCCATGTCAGCAACTTTTCCCTCCCCCGAAAAACCCGCCACAACTGCAACCAACGACCTTTCCCCAGCTACGGATATCTCGTGTTCCGCTTACGAGTCTTATCTCCGTTTACCGGAGCTCCGACAACTCTGGTCCAGTACCGAGTTTCCGGGTTGGGAATCCGAATCCGTCATCAAACCGGCTTTACAAGCGTTAGAAATCACTTTCCGGTTTATTTCCGTTGTTCTGTCCGATCCAAGACCGTATTCAAACCGTCGCGAGTGGGACCGGAGATTGGAGTCTCTGTCACGTGACCAGGTGGAGCTGATTTCAATCCTGTGTGAGGAGGATGAGTCACGTGACGCGGCGCCGATTATTGATGTTACGACGTCGTTTGGTGAGGTGGTCCCACAAACTGGGAGCTCAGCTGAGGTGTGGAAGTTATCTTTAGGGTGTAACGAACATACGGTGGTGAGCCGTACAAGTGAATCATCGCTTCTGCCACGTCTTGTCACGTGGCAGAAATCCGAAGCGATTTCGGATAGAATATTATATTCGATAGAGTCCGCTATGAAACGATGCGTTTTCACGTTAGGCCTCGGTGAACCGAATTTAGACGGAAAGCCGAATTTGAATTACGACGCGGTTTGTCGTCCGGATGAGCTCCACGCGCTTAAGAAATCCGCAATGGAACACGTCAGCAATTACGAGAATAAAGTGATATTTACGATACACCAGATTCTAGAATCTTGGATCTTCGTCGCGAAGAAGCTTCTAGAAAGAATCGAGGTTCGGATCAATAAGGAAGAGTATAGTAAGGTTGCTGACGATTGTTGGATACTAGAAAAGATTTGGAAGCTTCTAGAACAAATCGAGAATCTTCACTTGTTGATGGACCCGAACGACTTTCTTCACCTCAAAACGCAGCTTCGGATGAAGAGTACGAACCAAAACGACACGTTTTGTTTCCGATCGAAAGGGTTGGTCGAGATTACTAAGATGAGTAAGGAGTTAAGGCATAAGGTGCCTGAGATATTAGGGGTTGAGGTGGACCCCATGGGTGGGCCCAGGATACAAGAGGCCGCAATGGGATTATATCGTGAGAGGAGAAGGTTCGAGAAGGTTCATGTTTTACAAGCGTTTCAAGGGATTGAATCCGCGTTGAAAGGGTTTTTCTTTAATTATAAACAGTTGTTGGTTATTATGATGGGGAGCTTGGAGGCTAATGGGAATAATAGTGGTGGTATTGGAACCGGGTCGTCCGATTTGTTGTCGCAATTGTTTTTGGAACCGACTTATTATCCGAGTTTGGATGGGGCTAAGACTTTTATTGGGGATTTTTGGGAGCATGATCAGAGTGCAGCGGCGAGTGGTGGTGATGTGAGGAGTCGGAATAGGGCGGGCAAGCGGTGA